Below is a genomic region from Candidatus Cloacimonadota bacterium.
AAGGAATTGGCAAATTACGGAGAATACAGCGGAAATCCTTCTACCGAAGATACTTATGCTTATACTAAAACTGTTCTCGATCTGATGACTCGCCAGAAAGATCCGCAGGGAAGACCAAAATTCCTGCTGATCGGTGGTGGAATTGCCAATTTTACTGATGTGGCAAAAACTTTTACCGGCATCGTGCAGGCTATCACAGAATTCAAAGAAAAAATAAAAGAAACAAATGTAAAAATTTATGTTCGCCGCGGCGGACCAAATTATGTGGAAGGTCTGAACATTATGAAAAGACTGGGTGAAAAACTCGGTGTTCCCATCGAAGTTTACGGACCGGAAACACACATGACAAAAATCGTATCTCTGGCTCTGGGTCAGAAGGCAGGTGCATAATGCAAAACTATGAACTTTTTGATAAAAATACCCGCTCCTTTATTTATGGAGCGCAGCAGAAAGCAGCACAGAGAATGTTGGATTTCGATTATCTGTGCAAAAGAGAAACTCCTTCTGTAGCAGCGTTTATCACTCCTACAGGAACTGGTTATTACAAACTTTTCTGGGGAACCAAAGAGATCAGAATTCCCCGCTACAAAACAGTAGCCGAAGGTTTGGAAAATCATCCGGAAGTTGATGTGATGGTGAACTTTGCTTCCGAGCGTTCCTGTGCAGAATCTACCATGGAAGCTCTGGATACAGAAAATATTCGTACTATCGTAATGATCGCGGAAGGCGTTCCGCAGAGAGATGTGCGTAAGATCGCAAAAATTGCCAAAGAAAAAGGTAAATGGATCATCGGACCGGCAACAGTTGGTGGACTTAAGCCCGGCTGCTTCAAGATCGGTAATGCTGCCGGAACTATCCAGAATATTCGCGACACAAAACTGTATCGTCCGGGTTCGGTGGGATTCGTTTCTGTTTCCGGCGGACTTTCCAACGAAGGTTACAACATTGTTGCCCGAAATACAGATGGAATTTATGAAGGTTATGCTGTGGGTGGAGACGTTTATCCTGCTACAACTCTCATCGATCACCTTTTGCGTTACGAACAGAATCCAAACATTAAAATGATGGTCGCTCTGGGTGAAGTTGGTGGAAAAGACGAATACCAGATCATTCAAGCCATCAAAGATAAAAAACTCACAAAACCGCTGGTAATGTGGGTTACAGGAACTTGTGCCGAAATGCTGCCGGGTGGTGTTCAATTCGGACATGCCGGTGCCAAAGCAGACAGCCAAGAAGATACGGCTAAAGCAAAAAATCATGCTCTGCGCGAAGCCGGTGTGGTAGTTCCAGATTCATTTGAAGATTACGATCAAAAAATTAAAGAAAATTTTGATAAGTTGAAAGCAGAAGGTAAGATCGAAGAATTCGTA
It encodes:
- a CDS encoding ATP citrate synthase, with translation MQNYELFDKNTRSFIYGAQQKAAQRMLDFDYLCKRETPSVAAFITPTGTGYYKLFWGTKEIRIPRYKTVAEGLENHPEVDVMVNFASERSCAESTMEALDTENIRTIVMIAEGVPQRDVRKIAKIAKEKGKWIIGPATVGGLKPGCFKIGNAAGTIQNIRDTKLYRPGSVGFVSVSGGLSNEGYNIVARNTDGIYEGYAVGGDVYPATTLIDHLLRYEQNPNIKMMVALGEVGGKDEYQIIQAIKDKKLTKPLVMWVTGTCAEMLPGGVQFGHAGAKADSQEDTAKAKNHALREAGVVVPDSFEDYDQKIKENFDKLKAEGKIEEFVEPETPNVPMDYAQAVAEGLVRKPTNFISTICDETGEIHNYCGVPIDQVIKENYGIGGVLGLLWFKKKLPQYARDFIELVIQIVADHGPAVSGAHNTIVTARAGKNLIESIISGMVTIGPRFGGAVNGAANHFTWGLQNNLEPREFVTEMKKKNVMIQGIGHRIHSIDNPDERCEIMMNFAKEHFPKHPLLDYALAVQDVTTMKKGTLILNVDGTIGVLFVDLLKSLNYTDEEIKEMIDMGFFNAFFIIGRTMGFMGHYFDQKRLKTPLYRHPWDDVLYDVPDHPEEIK